From candidate division KSB1 bacterium:
CCAATTCTACCTCGGCTGGGGGTGCGACTTCTGCTTGATCCGGCCTACGAGCACCTGGAATGGTTCGGGCGCGGACCGCACGAGAACTATCCCGACCGCAAGACAAGCGCCGATTTCGGGCGGTACCGCAGCACGGTGAGCGAGCAGTACGAGCCGTACGTGCGACCGCAGGAGATGGGCAACCGCGAGGAGGTGCGCTGGCTGGCCCTGACCGACACGACCGGCGCGGGGCTGCTTGTGGTCGCCGCCGAGCCGCTTGCCATGTCTGCCCTCCATTTCACCGCGCACGACCTGGACCAGGCCGCTCATATCCACGAGTTACGACCACGGGCCGAAGTGGTGCTGTGCCTTGATTACAAACAGTGCGGCCTGGGCAATGCCAGCTGTGGGCCAGGCGTCTTGGAGCAGTACGCGCTCAAACCGGCACCGGCTGTGTTTCGTTTCACTCTGCGACCGTATGTCCCTCCGATGGGCGACCTTGCCGAGGTGGCCAGGATGCGCCTGCGGTGACCATCGCGGGAACATGGCAATGGAAAGAGAACTGCGGGCGGTCATCCTGGCGGCGGGCAGGGGCACGCGCATGAAGTCGGATCTGCCCAAGGTACTCCACCATTTGCGCGGCCGCCCCATGGTGGAGTATGTGATCCAGGCCTGCCGCGATGTGGGCGTGCAGACCATCTACGTGGTTGTCGGATATGGGGCGGAAAAAGTGCGTCAGGCGCTTGGCCCGAATCTCTGCTATGTGACCCAGCAGCCACAGCTGGGCACTGGCCACGCGCTGCAGCAGGTTGCGCCCCTGCTTGCAGACTATTCCGGGGACTTGCTGGTGCTGGTCGGGGATAGCCCGCTCGTCACTGCCGGGCTCTTGCGCGGGCTCTGGCAGAGGCACCAAAGCTCAGGCGCCGCAGCTACTTTTCTGACCGCAGTCTTTGACCGGCCACCGGCGTATGGGCGGGTGCTGC
This genomic window contains:
- a CDS encoding NTP transferase domain-containing protein is translated as MERELRAVILAAGRGTRMKSDLPKVLHHLRGRPMVEYVIQACRDVGVQTIYVVVGYGAEKVRQALGPNLCYVTQQPQLGTGHALQQVAPLLADYSGDLLVLVGDSPLVTAGLLRGLWQRHQSSGAAATFLTAVFDRPPAYGRVLRDQHGRVARVVEEADASPEIAAIKEVITSQYCFRAEIVLPLLHRIDNRNAKGEYYLTDIVGILRSEGHEVEAMQVQDTRLVWAVNTPQELAQAERFLAELQAEQAVAPEGVKESSR